In the Helicobacter typhlonius genome, one interval contains:
- a CDS encoding LPP20 family lipoprotein → MYAPIQAPTYPPMPGYNTNPNILPKQNAGIPNKIGTLVVDKVELPGVNKDNLEPKFDRDNDYINKGSSANIPNSPMLTPENEITLSAVGIGVSPENSLSPSQAFAMAKRAAIVDAYRQIGEKMYGIRVNAQDTVRDMMLQSSTVKTKVQALIRNAEVLETVYKDGLCQVNMELKLDGRIWHRILSNARA, encoded by the coding sequence ATGTATGCGCCTATCCAAGCTCCTACTTATCCGCCAATGCCCGGGTACAACACAAATCCAAACATTCTACCTAAGCAAAATGCGGGTATTCCTAATAAAATTGGCACGCTCGTAGTGGATAAAGTGGAGCTTCCCGGCGTGAATAAAGATAATCTAGAGCCAAAATTTGATAGAGACAATGACTATATCAACAAAGGCTCAAGCGCGAATATCCCTAATTCTCCAATGCTTACGCCTGAAAATGAAATCACTCTTAGTGCGGTAGGCATAGGTGTATCGCCCGAGAATTCACTCTCGCCATCACAAGCTTTTGCTATGGCAAAGCGAGCGGCAATTGTCGATGCGTATCGCCAAATCGGTGAAAAAATGTATGGTATCAGAGTAAATGCCCAAGATACCGTGCGTGATATGATGCTACAAAGCTCGACAGTTAAAACAAAGGTTCAAGCACTCATCCGTAATGCAGAAGTGCTTGAAACCGTTTATAAAGACGGCTTGTGTCAAGTCAATATGGAACTCAAGCTTGATGGTAGAATCTGGCATAGGATTCTATCCAATGCACGCGCTTAG